Within Harpia harpyja isolate bHarHar1 chromosome 4, bHarHar1 primary haplotype, whole genome shotgun sequence, the genomic segment CAGTCTCCCCACTGGATGCCTGCCCTCCTAACGGACCAACAACCCTGGAGAGCTGGGGAGAGGCGAAGACCCTGGGAGTCAGGGGTCAGCCCCACACAGGGGTGGGAAGAGCAGACAGACCCCCAGGCTGGCTGGCTCAGACCCCCTCCCACCCTCACCTTGTGTAGTTGACCTTGTAGGTGGCCACATCATCATTCTGGGAGCGCTGCCGGAACTGGGAGGGCGTCTCCAGCTTCCAGTAGTTGAGGCAGAGCAGGAACATCTTGGAGAGTTCATACATGGTCTGCCGCTCCTTGGGTGGCAAGTGGCTGAACTTGTACTGGACGAAGTTGAGGACTCCCTGGgcggaggaaggggaggtggaggggtgCCGGGTGCTGCACCAGACCCTTCAGTGCTGCCCCCCAAGAGGGAGGGGACCGTGCAAGAGCAGCAAAACACAGGACAAGTCATCAATGCAATGCGTGAGCCTGACAACAGCCTCACCTGCTCAATGTTTGGTTTCTCAAAGGGggggctccccagggaccccTCGACCACAGGCTGGCTCATCTGCAGGATGCACTTCCGCAGGAGCTGTGACGACACCGTCAGACACAGTTACTGAAGTCCCAAGAACCAGATGCACCACGAGCGGTGGAAGTGGCAGAAtggtgctgcagggctgcaccGATTCACGCAGCCGGGAAGGTGCCAGGGTCCACCTCGGAGCACACCCGTTTCTTCCCTGGAAACCTTCCTCCCAGGGGAATTCAAGGCCCGGAGAGCAGTCGCTCCCAGGACAGGGTCAGCATTTCAGGTCTCTAGCTGGGCTGGTGGGGTGGCTCACAGCCACAGGCAGAGCACACAGctcccagcagagcaggcagaggacaagcagcaggacagcagcccCAGCTTCCCAGCAATGCTGGGGACCCCTGCACCAGCCCCACCGTGAGCGGGGCAGCAAGACGTGCCCAGCCCCAAACGCACCTTGAACAGGTAGAAATACACCTGTTTGGTGTCCGTGTCCTCCTCCTTGTGCACCGACATGAAGAGGTTTTCCACATCCACCACCATGCCCAGCAGCCGGTTGATCTCCTCCTCCGAGACATTCTCCAGGTGGGACACGTGGTCCGCTGTGGCGGAGAAAAAGCCGCAGTGAGACCGGGGTGGGGGTCAGCACCGCTCCCCCTCCCCATGGGGGTCCCAGGCACCCTGTGGGGGGGTTACCTAGTGCGTGGCTGCAGCTCCGGCAGGGCTCGCTCAGGTTGGTCACCGGCTGCTGCAGGTCCATGCGAGGGGCGGTGGGAGGGTTGGGGTTCTTCCAGCCATTGCACTTGCAGGCATCATTGGCCTGGGACGAGGGACAGGAGAAGCCTTGTGCCAAGGCTGCCGCCTTCTCCAGCCAAACAACTCCCCCTGCAAAGTCTCCTTCACCTGTCCCACCCATCCCTATTTATCCATCCCAGCTTTCCTCAGCACCCACCCTGCATGACCCAGCACCCTAACGCTCTCCCACATTTCCTTTGTGTGCAGCCCCAGGATCTGCACCCCCTGCCCACGGATGTCATTGCATCTCCCTTGCACAGCTCAGCAccctcctcctgcaccccccAGCCATGTACGGTCCAGCACCTCCTTCCTGCACCCCCTGCACAGCCTAGCACCCCACTTCTGCATCACCTGCCCATGCATGTCCTTGCACCCCCTCCTGCACAGCTCATCTCCCGCCTCCTGCACCCCTCTGCACAGCTCAGCACCCTGCTCCTGCATCCCCTGTCCATGCATGTCCTTGCATCCTCTTTCTGCAtcccctgcacagctctgcacccCCCTTCTGCAACCTCCTGCCCATGCATGTCCTTGCACCAGCCTCCTGCACCCCCTACGTGCTCCTCCTGCATCCCCTGCCCATAAATGTCCTTGCACCCCCGCTCCTGCATCCCCCACTCATGCCTGTCCTTGCACActccccctcctgcacccccGTCCTGCATCCCCGGCCCATGCATGTCCTTGcatcccctcctgcaccccccgCATGGCTCAGCACCCCCTCCTGCATCCCCCGCCCACGCACGGCCTTGCACCCCCCCGCCTGCACCCCTTGCCCAtgcaaccccccctccccgccggtcCTGCCCGGTACCGGTCCAGCCCACCTTGCAGGCCGAGAAGACCCCCAGCTTCTCCAGCTTCTTGCCGCGGGGGAACCCCCGCACCTGCGCCTTGCGCTGGCTCGCCCGCTGTTGCTGGCTCAGCCCGGGTCGCGCCGGATCGCTGGAccccgctcctcccgccgccccgctccccgtcGCCGtccccgggcccggcgggggccgCCCGGGCTGCGCGGCCTCCGGCTCCGCCATGCCGGGCCCGGCGTGCGCTCCGCGCTCACTGCGCCTGCGCGCCGGGCACGCCGGGATCGGTAGTCCGTTGCGGGGAGCCGGGTGAGTCCGGTGATACCGGGGCCGGTTCAggccgcccgcagccccgggcGGGAGCTCCGCTCCcgcccggggctgcgggaggcCTGAGCCGGCCAGGGAGGATGGAGGTCCGGACCCGACGAGGACCAACCACCCCGAGACCCCCTCCcgaggcggtgccggcggcgcgGGCCCATCACTGCCCGGTGGCGTCCCCGCTCCGGTAACCGGTACCGTGCCCGGTTCGacggtgctcggcgctgcacgGCGCGTTCCGCGCCCAGCACCCTCCTCCAAATATGGAGTGCGGCCCCGCCTTCTCCGCCAAATATGAGGTGAGGCCTCGCCCCTCCACCTCCCGCGCCCCGCCTCCTCCCTGTAAACACGGGGAGTGTGTGGCCACGCCGCTGCGCCCCGCCTCCTCCACCCAATATGGAGTGtggccccgcccccgcctcctAGGTATAAAGTGAGACCGCCCCCCGCCTGCCCATTTATGGGAGTCCCCGCCCATTACAGTCTCACGCGGCGGAGGGGGCGTGGCTTGGCGGCAGGCTGGGTAGCGAAGGAGCGGGCAGCGCCTGGAAAGTGCCAGCAACGGGCGGGGGCGGGGCACGGTAACGGGGGCTGATGTCACGACACGGGTGATGCTGTCACGGCACGACACGGCTCGTGGCCGAGCGGGCATCGCACGGGAGCGTCCCAGCACCATCCCGAAGATGGAGGTCTGGTGCCCGCGGGCTGCCCTGGGGGATGCTCAgggccccccccgggggtgcTCAGCGTTGTGCATGTGCTGGAGCCCCTCAACCAACCTCCCCTGCAAAGGCAGGACTGGGGAGAGGTGCCAGGGACGTGCcctgtgccagcacagcccagctccctgGGCTGCCGTCCTGCTGCATGGGCACAGCCAGGAGCGTCGCAAAGCACGGGGCCAGGCGAGACCAGCAAACACAGAAACTGCACAAATAAAAGTCAGGAATATTTATTACATATCAAAAAAAGCTACATGTTTTGGGCAGAGACCCCCCCACCGGGCCGTCACGCAGTCCCCAGCGCGGTCCCGCTCTGCGGCCAGCAGCTGCCCCGGCAGCcgggctcagcccagccccacgccGCTCCCCGTCACGCCTTGGCACGCTCGGCTCCGTCGTCGGTGCTGGCTGCCGGCTGTGCCACCGCTGGCCCCATCTGGATGGGCACATTCCTCTCTGGAGCAGCCGGCAGGGCCAGCCTGGGGGCTTCGATGCGGAGCTGCCCTTCCTTGGACAGGGAGCATGTCAGCGCCTCGGCGTCCACCTCTTCGGGCACATCCCACTCCCGCTTCAGCACCTCGtacttgtaggagaaggagccctTCTCGTCTGTGCTCTGCGTCTCCTTCTGCCCCACCAGCACCACCTTCCTGCCCACCACCTTCACCGACAGCTGCTCCGGTGCAAAGTCCTTCACGTCCTGGCAGACGGAGAAGCCCTCCCCGGAGCCCTGGGTCAGGGCTGCGCTGGTGCTCGGGGCTCGCTCTGCGGCAATGCCGATCCGGCTGGGGCTGCTCCCGCTGCTCAGGAACTGCTCGAAGCTGCTCATGAACTCCCGAGCCCTCTCCATCTCCAGCCGCAGCTCTCGCTCCAGCTCGGCGAAGAGGGTGCTTGGATGCGGCCAGAGGGTGCGGACGGGTCCCAGCCACGGGAACAGCGAGCTGGACGCAGGCGGCATGAAGTGCAGGCGGCAAAGCATCTCTGCTCCTGGTGCGTGCTCCTGGCGCGTGCTGCGGCTCGGCTCTGTGCAAGAGGCTGGAgcggtgctgggctggggctgggcagcggAGGGTTTTATCCTCCCCTGCCCAGGGGTGTGCCCCTTCCAGAACGCTCTCTCCCCACGCACCTTCCTGGAGCCATCGCCTATTTTTGAGAGGCTGATTATCTGCCAGCCAAAATAGCAGCGCCTGCTTCTGGGGACGAGTCACACGCTACAAATAGGGAGCTGCAGTCACTGCTGGGAGCTCGGGTTTCTGCAGAGCCACCGTGATGCAGCAACGCCTGCGGGACCACTGGCCGGGGGGGCAAGCAAAGCCCTTCCCACGGCCCCTGCACTGGGGGGGGCTCAGCAGAGCGCAGGTTACGCTGTGCCAGGAGCGCGTCACTTCGGCTGGCACAGGCACAGTCCCACCCCTAAAGCAACGCGTCCCTACGTCACCCACTGCCAGACGCCTCTCGCACTTTCtaggccccctccctccccgggggCCACCCGCTGTCCTGTCCCAGCCCCTCAGCACCCCACCTGTGCACTTCCCCTGGGGAGGGGGCCCATGGGCTGGTTTCTGCTCTCACCCTGGTGTCCCCCCTGGGCAGCTGAGGGTCCTGcaaatggggtggggggcagagaggctctcctgcctgcagatggggggggggggggcacaggcaagggggggaaggcagggaggagaggagcccagccccactccctgcCTGGGAAGTAGAAAGGCCACAGATTTTTGGCAGGGGCAGCTCAGGCATCCCGCTCAGAGGCTGAGGTGATGCTGCTAATTATAAgccaggagagcagagctgcaagACTAAGGGCGAAGGTATGCTGGGCACGACGTAAGAGGTGCCTCTCCTCATGGGTGAGTAATAAGAATGAGCTAGAACGGGCTGGAAAGAGCTGAGCTCTTCTCCCGAGGATGACGTGATGTGCGGGTTGAGGCCACTCCTCCCGGGAACAGGAATAAAAGCCACGGGCAGCAGAGCCGGGGCAGAGCGCTCCCAGCCTgagagccaccagcagcagcagcagcagcagcagcagcagcagcagcagcagcagcagcagcagcagcagcagcagcagcagcagcgatgcTTTGCCGAATGCATCTCGCA encodes:
- the LOC128141017 gene encoding heat shock protein 30C-like, producing the protein MLCRLHFMPPASSSLFPWLGPVRTLWPHPSTLFAELERELRLEMERAREFMSSFEQFLSSGSSPSRIGIAAERAPSTSAALTQGSGEGFSVCQDVKDFAPEQLSVKVVGRKVVLVGQKETQSTDEKGSFSYKYEVLKREWDVPEEVDAEALTCSLSKEGQLRIEAPRLALPAAPERNVPIQMGPAVAQPAASTDDGAERAKA